From the Euphorbia lathyris chromosome 6, ddEupLath1.1, whole genome shotgun sequence genome, one window contains:
- the LOC136232525 gene encoding COP1-interacting protein 7 isoform X1 has product MGSSTLLDYALFQLTPTRTRCDLILFYGGKTEKLASGLFEPFISHLKFAKDHISRGGYSIKLCPPTPYATWFTKATFARFVRFVSTPAVLERFVLLEKEILQIESSAQANGLLNTNMTGQLEEVNGLAVSSITKKPSNPSKVKGEIERSNGDGALEENSKIQLQRLLETRKTLLRKEQAMAYARGLVAGFEADSMDDLISFADAFGASRLREACIDFKELCKKKRGDGLWMQELAAMQACSPAELTFPGTSEIVLNSDASSLDPNITLNFPSNGSKDASRSDSTVHYSADDNSATSDQMPSTTTKVQMPMSWPNQIPQYMYNFQNPIPPYQGYPFPMHPHYAMNMQWPSGLKESGSVKKEKLNKKGHRDSEEEQTESSNSDTGSDSDSFVPQDKKHSSTDASTRKKHRKRSSKTVVIRNINYITPKRRNGDSNESSDEDDFIDEDSLRQQVDDAVGSLEKLPKSNSSSRRKDGSHKKNGIPNGSAGAEDSNDSSEGAKKNENWDTFQNFLMTDEVTTNGSLHSKDVQDEHFTLTSSGDVTSLAIIPSMDFESEKAPKRQVYSGDSFVATRRDGGSEDVYKMEDIENGEIRRAVMKRRDSTDGELVIPLRTDESGSGFRGNMYETESSAIKPGKGEDWFVMNHNGKPENQNSSNTDIIFNGHCLNNEKNQKDFAIDDSFMVHDREPTHLHDSQWKTDISMAADLVLSSKTENSTSKENHERRSSCEPDDLYVVFERNSEFETARGSWADHGIESMDISVMETDTRRSSIGTDKDAGKNLPSNCDSTDAKKKVPNGRKVPGKDAKPKIPPGSIGNNKSGMLSRTKKPFTASRPLVQKSKMEQEEEIRKKVEELAIQRQKRIAERTAATGVSKQVKGSTPRTVRRQTM; this is encoded by the exons ATGGGCTCATCAACTCTTCTTGACTATGCACTGTTTCAACTCACTCCAACTCGAACAAG ATGTGATCTGATTCTGTTCTATGGAGGCAAGACAGAGAAATTGGCTTCTGGGTTATTTGAACCCTTCATATCTCACCTCAAATTTGCTAAAGATCACATTTCTAGAGGTGGCTACTCTATCAAACTCTGCCCTCCCACTCCTTATGCTACCTGGTTCACCAAAGCCACTTTTGCAAG ATTTGTTCGCTTTGTTAGCACGCCAGCGGTGCTAGAGAGATTTGTCCTTCTAGAAAAAGAAATACTGCAGATTGAGAGCTCAGCTCAAGCTAATGGATTGCTAAACACTAATATGACTGGACAGTTGGAGGAAG TAAATGGGTTAGCTGTCAGTTCTATTACAAAGAAGCCTAGCAATCCCTCTAAG GTAAAAGGAGAAATTGAGAGAAGCAATGGTGATGGAGCACTAGAAGAAAACTCCAA GATTCAACTTCAACGGCTTCTTGAAACTCGGAAAACGTTGCTTCGCAAAGAGCAAGCTATGGCTTATGCCCGTGGCCTTGTTGCTGGATTTGAAGCGGATAGCATGGATGATCTCATTTCCTTCGCAGATGCATTTGGAGCTTCACGATTAAG GGAAGCCtgcattgatttcaaagaaCTATGTAAGAAAAAGCGCGGAGACGGACTTTGGATGCAGGAATTAGCAGCAATGCAGGCATGTTCACCAGCAGAACTGACGTTTCCAGGAACTTCAGAAATAGTACTTAACAGTGATGCTAGCTCCCTCGATCCGAATATCACACTGAACTTTCCATCAAATGGATCCAAAGATGCATCAAGATCTGATTCAACAG TGCATTATTCTGCAGATGATAACTCAGCTACTTCAGATCAGATGCCATCAACTACTACTAAAGTTCAAATGCCAATGTCATGGCCTAACCAGATACCTCAATATATGTACAATTTCCAGAATCCGATTCCTCCATATCAAGGATATCCATTTCCTATGCATCCTCACTACGCAATGAATATGCAGTGGCCTTCCGGTCTGAAAGAATCTGGTTCAGTGAAAAAGgagaaattgaataaaaagGGGCATCGAGACTCGGAAGAAGAACAAACAGAGTCCAGCAACTCTGATACAGGGAGTGACTCAGATTCATTTGTGCCGCAAGACAAAAAGCACTCTTCCACAGATGCTTCCACCAGGAAAAAGCACCGGAAAAGATCCTCAAAAACAGTTGTTATCCGTAATATTAATTACATTACTCCTAAGAGAAGAAATGGCGACTCAAATGAGTCGTCTGATGAGGATGATTTTATTGATGAAGATTCGCTGAGGCAGCAGGTGGATGATGCAGTCGGGTCATTGGAGAAATTACCTAAGTCAAACTCAAGTTCTCGTAGGAAAGATGGTTCACACAAGAAAAATGGGATTCCAAATGGGTCAGCCGGTGCAGAAGATTCTAATGATTCATCAGAGGGTGCAAAGAAAAATGAGAACTGGGATACTTTCCAGAACTTCCTGATGACAGATGAGGTAACTACTAACGGAAGCTTGCACTCAAAGGATGTTCAAGATGAGCATTTCACTCTCACAAGCTCAGGAGATGTAACTTCGTTAGCAATCATTCCTTCAATGGATTTTGAATCGGAGAAAGCACCAAAACGACAAGTGTATTCAGGTGATTCCTTCGTGGCAACTCGGAGGGATGGAGGTTCTGAAGATGTATATAAAATGGAAGATATTGAAAATGGAGAGATTCGTAGAGCAGTCATGAAGAGAAGGGATTCCACGGATGGGGAACTGGTAATTCCGCTGAGAACAGACGAATCAGGAAGTGGCTTCAGGGGCAACATGTATGAAACAGAGTCGTCAGCAATCAAGCCTGGAAAGGGAGAAGACTGGTTTGTTATGAATCACAATGGGAAGCCAGAAAACCAGAATTCATCCAACACGGATATAATCTTTAACGGACATTGTTTGAATAACGAGAAGAATCAAAAAGATTTTGCTATTGATGATTCTTTCATGGTGCACGATCGAGAACCAACTCATCTGCATGATTCTCAGTGGAAAACTGATATCAGCATGGCTGCAGATCTAGTTTTATCTTCAAAGACAGAAAATAGCACTTCAAAAGAAAATCATGAAAGACGAAGTTCTTGTGAACCTGATGATCTTTATGTGGTGTTCGAACGGAATTCTGAATTCGAAACTGCTCGTGGCTCCTGGGCTGACCACGGAATTGAATCAATGGACATATCTGTCATGGAAACTGATACAAGGAGGTCTAGCATTGGGACTGATAAAGATGCTGGTAAGAATCTTCCTTCAAATTGTGATAGTACTGATGCCAAGAAAAAGGTGCCTAACGGAAGGAAAGTTCCGGGTAAAGATGCTAAACCGAAAATACCACCTGGATCAATTGGGAACAATAAATCTGGCATGTTGTCTAGGACCAAAAAGCCATTCACAGCAAGTAGGCCCTTGGTTCAGAAGAGCAAGATGGAACAG GAAGAAGAAATTAGGAAGAAA
- the LOC136232525 gene encoding COP1-interacting protein 7 isoform X2, with product MGSSTLLDYALFQLTPTRTRCDLILFYGGKTEKLASGLFEPFISHLKFAKDHISRGGYSIKLCPPTPYATWFTKATFARFVRFVSTPAVLERFVLLEKEILQIESSAQANGLLNTNMTGQLEEVNGLAVSSITKKPSNPSKVKGEIERSNGDGALEENSKIQLQRLLETRKTLLRKEQAMAYARGLVAGFEADSMDDLISFADAFGASRLREACIDFKELCKKKRGDGLWMQELAAMQACSPAELTFPGTSEIVLNSDASSLDPNITLNFPSNGSKDASRSDSTDDNSATSDQMPSTTTKVQMPMSWPNQIPQYMYNFQNPIPPYQGYPFPMHPHYAMNMQWPSGLKESGSVKKEKLNKKGHRDSEEEQTESSNSDTGSDSDSFVPQDKKHSSTDASTRKKHRKRSSKTVVIRNINYITPKRRNGDSNESSDEDDFIDEDSLRQQVDDAVGSLEKLPKSNSSSRRKDGSHKKNGIPNGSAGAEDSNDSSEGAKKNENWDTFQNFLMTDEVTTNGSLHSKDVQDEHFTLTSSGDVTSLAIIPSMDFESEKAPKRQVYSGDSFVATRRDGGSEDVYKMEDIENGEIRRAVMKRRDSTDGELVIPLRTDESGSGFRGNMYETESSAIKPGKGEDWFVMNHNGKPENQNSSNTDIIFNGHCLNNEKNQKDFAIDDSFMVHDREPTHLHDSQWKTDISMAADLVLSSKTENSTSKENHERRSSCEPDDLYVVFERNSEFETARGSWADHGIESMDISVMETDTRRSSIGTDKDAGKNLPSNCDSTDAKKKVPNGRKVPGKDAKPKIPPGSIGNNKSGMLSRTKKPFTASRPLVQKSKMEQEEEIRKKVEELAIQRQKRIAERTAATGVSKQVKGSTPRTVRRQTM from the exons ATGGGCTCATCAACTCTTCTTGACTATGCACTGTTTCAACTCACTCCAACTCGAACAAG ATGTGATCTGATTCTGTTCTATGGAGGCAAGACAGAGAAATTGGCTTCTGGGTTATTTGAACCCTTCATATCTCACCTCAAATTTGCTAAAGATCACATTTCTAGAGGTGGCTACTCTATCAAACTCTGCCCTCCCACTCCTTATGCTACCTGGTTCACCAAAGCCACTTTTGCAAG ATTTGTTCGCTTTGTTAGCACGCCAGCGGTGCTAGAGAGATTTGTCCTTCTAGAAAAAGAAATACTGCAGATTGAGAGCTCAGCTCAAGCTAATGGATTGCTAAACACTAATATGACTGGACAGTTGGAGGAAG TAAATGGGTTAGCTGTCAGTTCTATTACAAAGAAGCCTAGCAATCCCTCTAAG GTAAAAGGAGAAATTGAGAGAAGCAATGGTGATGGAGCACTAGAAGAAAACTCCAA GATTCAACTTCAACGGCTTCTTGAAACTCGGAAAACGTTGCTTCGCAAAGAGCAAGCTATGGCTTATGCCCGTGGCCTTGTTGCTGGATTTGAAGCGGATAGCATGGATGATCTCATTTCCTTCGCAGATGCATTTGGAGCTTCACGATTAAG GGAAGCCtgcattgatttcaaagaaCTATGTAAGAAAAAGCGCGGAGACGGACTTTGGATGCAGGAATTAGCAGCAATGCAGGCATGTTCACCAGCAGAACTGACGTTTCCAGGAACTTCAGAAATAGTACTTAACAGTGATGCTAGCTCCCTCGATCCGAATATCACACTGAACTTTCCATCAAATGGATCCAAAGATGCATCAAGATCTGATTCAACAG ATGATAACTCAGCTACTTCAGATCAGATGCCATCAACTACTACTAAAGTTCAAATGCCAATGTCATGGCCTAACCAGATACCTCAATATATGTACAATTTCCAGAATCCGATTCCTCCATATCAAGGATATCCATTTCCTATGCATCCTCACTACGCAATGAATATGCAGTGGCCTTCCGGTCTGAAAGAATCTGGTTCAGTGAAAAAGgagaaattgaataaaaagGGGCATCGAGACTCGGAAGAAGAACAAACAGAGTCCAGCAACTCTGATACAGGGAGTGACTCAGATTCATTTGTGCCGCAAGACAAAAAGCACTCTTCCACAGATGCTTCCACCAGGAAAAAGCACCGGAAAAGATCCTCAAAAACAGTTGTTATCCGTAATATTAATTACATTACTCCTAAGAGAAGAAATGGCGACTCAAATGAGTCGTCTGATGAGGATGATTTTATTGATGAAGATTCGCTGAGGCAGCAGGTGGATGATGCAGTCGGGTCATTGGAGAAATTACCTAAGTCAAACTCAAGTTCTCGTAGGAAAGATGGTTCACACAAGAAAAATGGGATTCCAAATGGGTCAGCCGGTGCAGAAGATTCTAATGATTCATCAGAGGGTGCAAAGAAAAATGAGAACTGGGATACTTTCCAGAACTTCCTGATGACAGATGAGGTAACTACTAACGGAAGCTTGCACTCAAAGGATGTTCAAGATGAGCATTTCACTCTCACAAGCTCAGGAGATGTAACTTCGTTAGCAATCATTCCTTCAATGGATTTTGAATCGGAGAAAGCACCAAAACGACAAGTGTATTCAGGTGATTCCTTCGTGGCAACTCGGAGGGATGGAGGTTCTGAAGATGTATATAAAATGGAAGATATTGAAAATGGAGAGATTCGTAGAGCAGTCATGAAGAGAAGGGATTCCACGGATGGGGAACTGGTAATTCCGCTGAGAACAGACGAATCAGGAAGTGGCTTCAGGGGCAACATGTATGAAACAGAGTCGTCAGCAATCAAGCCTGGAAAGGGAGAAGACTGGTTTGTTATGAATCACAATGGGAAGCCAGAAAACCAGAATTCATCCAACACGGATATAATCTTTAACGGACATTGTTTGAATAACGAGAAGAATCAAAAAGATTTTGCTATTGATGATTCTTTCATGGTGCACGATCGAGAACCAACTCATCTGCATGATTCTCAGTGGAAAACTGATATCAGCATGGCTGCAGATCTAGTTTTATCTTCAAAGACAGAAAATAGCACTTCAAAAGAAAATCATGAAAGACGAAGTTCTTGTGAACCTGATGATCTTTATGTGGTGTTCGAACGGAATTCTGAATTCGAAACTGCTCGTGGCTCCTGGGCTGACCACGGAATTGAATCAATGGACATATCTGTCATGGAAACTGATACAAGGAGGTCTAGCATTGGGACTGATAAAGATGCTGGTAAGAATCTTCCTTCAAATTGTGATAGTACTGATGCCAAGAAAAAGGTGCCTAACGGAAGGAAAGTTCCGGGTAAAGATGCTAAACCGAAAATACCACCTGGATCAATTGGGAACAATAAATCTGGCATGTTGTCTAGGACCAAAAAGCCATTCACAGCAAGTAGGCCCTTGGTTCAGAAGAGCAAGATGGAACAG GAAGAAGAAATTAGGAAGAAA